A DNA window from Moorella thermoacetica contains the following coding sequences:
- a CDS encoding MFS transporter gives MFVAFTINAIAMALVPFIGHNAFMFVFIFALIMFTWGELYSLFPAVNADIFGTTYAATNYGFIYSAKGLSGIVGGFVAALVAQMSGWTPVFLTGAVMSLLAGLGALLLRSIPKPVPSGIKSGSSGFSSQA, from the coding sequence ATGTTTGTGGCCTTTACCATTAACGCCATCGCCATGGCCCTGGTTCCTTTTATCGGCCATAACGCCTTTATGTTTGTCTTTATCTTTGCCCTGATTATGTTCACCTGGGGTGAACTATATTCCTTGTTCCCGGCCGTCAACGCCGATATTTTCGGAACTACCTACGCCGCAACAAATTATGGTTTCATTTACAGTGCCAAGGGTTTGAGCGGTATTGTTGGCGGCTTTGTGGCCGCCCTGGTGGCCCAGATGAGCGGCTGGACACCGGTATTTTTAACTGGTGCCGTAATGTCCCTGCTGGCCGGTTTGGGTGCCCTTTTATTGCGGAGTATTCCTAAACCAGTCCCCTCAGGGATTAAGAGCGGAAGCAGTGGTTTTTCCAGCCAGGCTTAA